A genome region from Fretibacterium sp. OH1220_COT-178 includes the following:
- a CDS encoding ethanolamine ammonia-lyase subunit EutB — MNLKTTLFGHVYQFRDIKEVLAKANEEKSGDRLAGIIASTMEERIAAKHVLANLTVADLRNNPVVPYEDDEVTRIIQDDVNEKIYSEIQNWTISDLREWILSNETTGEQIKRVSRGLTSEVVAGVAKLMTNLDLIYGASKIRITAHCNTTIGLPGTLAARLQPNHPTDDIEGITTSLYEGLSYGVGDAVIGLNPVDDSMESVKKVLLRFQEVKEKFGIPTQICVLAHVTTQMDAVRHGAPTDLIFQSIAGSQKGNEAFGISAEMIAEAEDLAAHEGVGVGPNFMYFETGQGSELSSDAHFGADQVTMEARCYGFAKRYKPFIVNTVVGFIGPEYLYDSRQVIRAGLEDHFMGKLTGISMGCDACYTNHMKADQNDIENLAVLLTSAGCNYFMGIPHGDDVMLNYQCTGYHETPTLRQLLGVRPIKEFDEWLESQGIMKDGRLTERAGDASLFLSPSAERRPVGN; from the coding sequence GTGAACCTCAAGACAACGCTCTTCGGACACGTCTATCAATTCAGGGACATCAAGGAGGTTCTTGCGAAGGCCAACGAGGAAAAATCCGGCGATCGGCTTGCGGGGATCATTGCCTCCACCATGGAGGAACGGATAGCGGCCAAGCATGTCCTGGCCAACCTTACGGTCGCTGACCTGCGCAACAATCCGGTCGTCCCCTACGAGGACGACGAAGTCACACGAATCATTCAGGACGACGTCAACGAGAAGATCTATTCGGAGATACAGAATTGGACCATCTCCGACCTCCGGGAGTGGATTCTGTCCAACGAGACCACGGGGGAGCAGATCAAGCGCGTCAGCCGTGGCTTGACTTCCGAGGTCGTGGCGGGCGTGGCGAAGCTCATGACGAACCTGGATCTGATCTACGGAGCCAGCAAGATTCGCATCACCGCCCACTGCAACACCACCATTGGGCTCCCCGGGACGCTGGCCGCGCGATTGCAGCCCAACCACCCGACCGACGACATCGAGGGCATCACCACATCTCTCTACGAGGGGCTGTCCTACGGCGTCGGCGACGCCGTTATAGGGCTCAATCCCGTTGACGACAGTATGGAGAGCGTCAAGAAAGTCCTGCTCCGCTTTCAGGAGGTCAAGGAGAAATTCGGGATCCCCACCCAGATCTGCGTGTTGGCCCACGTCACCACGCAGATGGACGCCGTGCGCCACGGCGCCCCCACCGACCTGATCTTCCAGAGCATCGCGGGCTCCCAGAAGGGGAACGAGGCCTTCGGCATCTCCGCTGAAATGATTGCAGAGGCCGAGGACCTGGCGGCCCACGAAGGGGTTGGGGTCGGCCCCAACTTCATGTACTTCGAGACCGGCCAGGGTTCGGAGCTCTCGTCCGACGCCCACTTCGGGGCGGATCAGGTGACGATGGAGGCTCGTTGCTACGGCTTCGCCAAACGCTACAAGCCCTTTATCGTCAATACGGTCGTCGGCTTCATCGGACCGGAGTACCTCTACGACAGCCGTCAGGTCATCCGTGCGGGGCTCGAGGACCATTTCATGGGAAAGCTGACGGGCATCTCCATGGGGTGCGACGCCTGCTACACCAACCACATGAAGGCGGACCAGAACGATATCGAGAACCTGGCTGTCCTGCTCACCTCGGCCGGCTGTAACTACTTCATGGGCATTCCCCACGGCGATGATGTCATGCTCAACTACCAGTGCACCGGGTACCACGAGACCCCGACCCTGCGCCAGCTCCTGGGGGTGCGTCCCATCAAGGAGTTCGACGAATGGCTGGAGTCCCAGGGCATCATGAAGGACGGGCGCCTGACGGAGAGGGCCGGGGACGCCTCGCTGTTCCTCTCCCCGAGTGCGGAACGCCGCCCCGTCGGCAACTGA
- the eutC gene encoding ethanolamine ammonia-lyase subunit EutC, translating into MVTELDIRKMVEEIIRDMGQTAADESGVSAEASKTESRPASPEPAPESCDEGLPDLAEVDLRKLCLVPNPFDREALLSMKRSTPARIGVWRAGPRYKTETLLRFRADHAAAQDAVFNDVPEEFLTKNNLEVVQTECVDKDQFITRPDLGRQFSEESKAAIKRIAGTAAPKVLVYVSDGLSSTAVAANSMDAFKTMAQGLERQSITLPKPFFVRFGRVPAMDVVSEVTGAEVVCVLIGERPGLVTAESMSAYITYKGTVGMPEARRTVVSNIHSGGTPAVEAGAYIADIIKMMLEKKISGIDLKL; encoded by the coding sequence ATGGTTACTGAGCTCGATATCAGAAAGATGGTGGAAGAGATCATCCGGGATATGGGGCAGACTGCCGCGGACGAGTCTGGGGTAAGTGCTGAGGCGAGCAAAACCGAGTCTCGGCCTGCATCTCCGGAACCCGCCCCGGAGAGCTGCGACGAGGGGCTCCCGGATCTGGCGGAGGTCGATCTGCGCAAACTGTGTCTCGTCCCGAACCCCTTCGATCGGGAGGCGCTCTTGTCCATGAAGCGGAGCACGCCGGCCCGCATCGGGGTCTGGAGGGCGGGCCCGCGCTACAAGACGGAGACGCTGCTGCGCTTCCGCGCCGACCACGCGGCCGCTCAGGACGCGGTGTTCAACGACGTCCCCGAGGAGTTTCTCACGAAGAACAATCTGGAGGTCGTCCAGACGGAATGTGTCGACAAGGATCAGTTCATCACCCGTCCCGACCTGGGACGTCAGTTCTCCGAGGAGTCCAAGGCCGCGATCAAGCGTATCGCCGGCACCGCGGCGCCGAAGGTCCTGGTCTACGTCTCGGATGGCCTGAGCTCGACGGCGGTCGCGGCCAACTCCATGGATGCCTTCAAGACGATGGCCCAGGGCCTGGAACGCCAGTCCATCACCTTGCCCAAGCCCTTTTTCGTCCGGTTTGGACGCGTCCCGGCGATGGATGTGGTCTCCGAGGTCACGGGGGCCGAGGTGGTCTGCGTCCTCATCGGGGAGCGGCCGGGCCTGGTCACCGCGGAGAGCATGTCCGCCTACATCACCTACAAGGGGACGGTGGGGATGCCGGAGGCAAGACGCACGGTGGTCTCCAACATCCATTCGGGCGGAACCCCGGCCGTCGAGGCGGGGGCCTACATCGCGGATATCATCAAGATGATGCTCGAAAAGAAGATCAGCGGCATCGACCTGAAGCTCTGA
- the eutL gene encoding ethanolamine utilization microcompartment protein EutL, with product MKGDPLKATLLSVKIIPNVNPDMAASLELSPEQRSIGLVTADSDDVTYTALDEATKKADVAVVYAKSFYAGAANANTKLAGEILGIIAGPNPAEVRSGLNAIADFIENEAWFVSANEDDTIPYYAHCISRTGSYLSKVAGVPEGDALAYLIAPPLEAMYALDAALKAADVKLAAFYGPPSETNFGGGLLTGSQSACKAACDAFAQAVVFVAENPVLY from the coding sequence ATGAAAGGTGATCCTTTAAAGGCGACACTCCTGAGTGTGAAGATCATCCCCAACGTCAATCCGGATATGGCGGCCTCGCTGGAGTTGAGCCCGGAGCAGCGCAGCATCGGCCTGGTCACAGCGGACAGCGACGACGTGACCTATACGGCGCTGGACGAGGCGACCAAGAAGGCCGATGTGGCCGTGGTCTATGCAAAGTCGTTCTATGCCGGAGCCGCGAACGCCAACACCAAGCTGGCGGGGGAGATCCTCGGGATCATCGCGGGGCCGAACCCTGCGGAGGTCCGGAGTGGGCTGAACGCCATCGCGGATTTCATCGAAAACGAGGCGTGGTTCGTCTCTGCAAATGAGGACGATACGATTCCCTATTACGCGCACTGCATCTCCCGGACCGGCAGCTACCTCTCCAAGGTGGCGGGAGTCCCCGAGGGCGATGCCCTTGCCTACCTGATAGCGCCGCCGCTCGAGGCTATGTACGCGCTCGACGCCGCGCTCAAGGCGGCGGACGTGAAATTGGCCGCCTTCTACGGGCCTCCCTCCGAGACGAATTTCGGCGGCGGGCTTCTGACGGGTTCCCAATCGGCCTGTAAAGCGGCCTGTGACGCATTCGCCCAGGCAGTCGTCTTCGTGGCTGAGAACCCCGTCCTCTATTGA